CATGGCTGACGGACCTCGCGTGCTGCACCTGATCACCGACCCCCGGGCCCGGGGCGCGCAGAATCTCGCCCGCGACCTGCACGCCGAACTGCTGCGCCGGGGCACGCCGTCCGTGCTCCGCGCGCTCCAGCCGCACCCCGATGCGCCCTCGGACCACGACGCCCCGGTGCTCGGCCCGTCCCGGCACCACCCCGCCACGCTGCGCGCGCTGCGGGCCGCCGCCCGCCGGGCGGACGTCGTGGTGGCGCACGGCTCGAGCACCCTGCAGGCCTGCGCCGTCGGGCTGTTGGGGACCGGGGTGCCCTTCGTGTACGTCAACATCGGCGACCCCAGGCACTGGACCGCGAGCCTGTCCCGCCGCCTGCGGGTGGGCGCGTTCCTGCACCGGGCCGCCGCCGTCTCGGCGATCTCCGACGGGGCCAGGGAGGTGCTGCTGGAACGCTTCCGGCTGCCCGCCCGGAGGGTCCGCACCATCCCGAACGGCCGGGCCGCCGACGCGTACCGGCCGACCGCCGACCCGGCCGAACAGCAGGCCGCCCGGGCCCGGTTGGGCCTGCCCCGGCAGGGCCCGGTGGTGGCCTGGATCGGCGCGCTGGCGCCCGAGAAGCGGCTCGACCTGGCGCTGGCCGCGCTCGACCGGCTGCCCGGCGTGCACCTCGCGATCGCCGGCGACGGCCCGCTGAGCGGCAGCTTCCCGCCCACCGAGCGGGCGCACTTCCTCGGGCGGCTGGCCGACCCTGGCGAGCTCTACCGGGCCGCCGACGCGCTGCTGCTGACCAGCGACAGCGAGGGCGTGCCCGGCGTGCTGATCGAGGCCGCGCTGGCCGGACTCCCCGCCGTCGCCACCGACGTGGGCTGGGTCGGCGACGTCGTCCTGGACGGCCGGACCGGCGCGCTGGTCCGGCCCGGCGACCCGGTCGCGCTGGCCGAGGCGCTCGGCGGAGTGCTGGCCGGGGACCGCGCCGCGCTCGGCGCCGCCGCCCGGGCGCACGCGCTGGAGCGCTTCGACCTGGCCGTGGTCACCGACTCCTGGCAGCAGCTGCTCCGGCAGGTCGGCGCAGGGCGTTAACGATTCGTCAGGAACCCGTCCCGACCTCTGGTTCTCCGGTATGGACGCGCGCATACTGTGCCGCGCGGCCACGCCTGGTGACCGCCACGGGGGAGGTCGGACATGGGATTTCTGGCACTGGCGGGCGCGTTGGCCGTGCTCTGGCTGGTCTTCGGGGTCCGGGTCGTGCAGCAGTACGAACGCGGCGTGGTCTTCCGGCTCGGCCGGGTCCGCGGCAGTGTCCGTGACCCCGGGCCGATGCTGCTGATCCCGCTCGTGGACCGGATGCGCAAGGTGAACGTCCAGGTGATCACCATGCCGGTGCCCGCCCAGGAGGGCATCACCCGGGACAACGTCTCGGTCCGGGTCGACGCGGTGGTCTACTTCCGGGTGGTCGACCCGATCCGGGCCACCGTCGACGTGCAGAACTACACCTTCGCGATGTCCCAGGTGGCGCAGACCTCGCTGCGCTCGGTGATCGGCAAGAGTGACCTCGACGACCTGCTCTCCGGCCGGGAGGGCCTGCACCGCGGCCTCGAACTGATGCTGGAGAGCCCGGCGGTGGGCTGGGGCGTGCACATCGACCGGGTGGAGATCAAGGACGTCGCGCTGCCCGACTCGATGAAGCGTTCGATGGCCCGGCAGGCCGAGGCGGACCGGGAGCGGCGGGCCCGGATCATCACCGCCGACGGCGAGTTCCAGGCCGCGAGCAAGCTCTCCGACGCCGCCCGGCTGATGGACGGCACGCCGTCCGCGATGCAGCTGCGCCTGCTGCAGACCGTGGTCGAGGTGGCCGCCGAGCAGAACTCCACCCTGGTGCTGCCGTTCCCGGTCGAGCTGCTCCGGTTCTTCGACAGCATGAACCGGAGCGGGAGCAACTCCGCAGTTCCCGAGCAGGCCCCCGAGCAGCCCGTCCCGCTCGACAAGACCGACGGCTGACGCGGTTGGGCCGTCCGGGCGAAGATTCGCTCCGGACGGCCCGTCAGCTGGCCCGGCAGGCACCGGCGCTGGCAGCATGACCGCCCGTGAACCCGCTTCTGCGCACCGCCGTGCTGGCCGCCGTCGCCAGCGGACTGCTCGTCACCCCGGCCGCCGCCGCACCCGAAGTCCCGCACGAGGGCGGCCTGGTGGGCCGGATCGACAACCCGGGCCCGGTCCGGGCGATGAAGCAGGAGGCGGTCGAGTTCTTCTGGTACGACTGCGGGCACTCCCAGCAGCTGGAGATCCCGCTCGAGCGCTGGGCGGAGAAGCACCGGTCCGACGTGACGCTCCGTCGGGTGCCGGCGGTCTGGCCGGGCAGCCGCGAGGAGGAGACCCAGCGCGGGCACGCCCGGCTGTACTACACGCTGGAGCAGCTCGGCGAGGTGGACCGGCTGCAGCTCGCGGTGTTCCGCGCGGTGCGCGAGCGGGAGACCGACGTCACCACCGAGGAGACCGCCACCGCCTGGGCGCTGACGGCGGGTCTGGATCCGGACAAGTTCCGGGCGGCGTACCGGTCTTCGGAAGTCGAGCGGGCCACCGAGGAGGCCGGCGAGCTGCTGGCCCGGTACCAGGTGGACGAACTGCCGACCGTGCTGGTGCAGGGCGGCCATCGGGTGCAGCCGAGCCGGGACGGCGGGGTCGAGGGGATGCCCGCCGCACTGGACCGGCTGGTCGACTGACCTCCGACCGACGCGGGCTCTGAGCAGCCCGAATTCTTCACCGAACCAGCCCCTTGCTCGCACACTCTGTGCCAGAGTGGTCGCCGCGGCCGAACTGCCTCAGCAGCGGCCCGGATTCGAGGCTCGTACCTCGGACATCACTCGGCACCGGAGAAGGCGGGGTTCCGTGGGGGGACAGCGCGCGCAGGTCCTGGACCAGCGCGACAACCAGACCGAGGCGCGGCGGGCGGGGGCCGACGGTCCGCCTGCTGAACTGATCTTCAAACGAAGGCTGCGGCCCGCCCAGGTGGCCCGCGAACTGCTCGGAGCGCGCGAGTTGGTCCGCGCGCTCGCCGAACGTGACCTGCGGGCCCGGTACAAGCAGGCGGTGCTCGGCTTCGCCTGGGCGGTGCTCACGCCGCTGGCGCTGTGCGCCATCTTCACGCTGGTGTTCCAGCGGGCGGTGAAGATCGACACCGGCGGGGTGGCCTACCCGCTGTTCGCCTATGTCGGCCTGATCGTCTGGCAGTTCTTCAGCAACACGATGAACCAGGGTGCGCTCAGCCTGGCCAAC
This genomic interval from Kitasatospora gansuensis contains the following:
- a CDS encoding glycosyltransferase → MADGPRVLHLITDPRARGAQNLARDLHAELLRRGTPSVLRALQPHPDAPSDHDAPVLGPSRHHPATLRALRAAARRADVVVAHGSSTLQACAVGLLGTGVPFVYVNIGDPRHWTASLSRRLRVGAFLHRAAAVSAISDGAREVLLERFRLPARRVRTIPNGRAADAYRPTADPAEQQAARARLGLPRQGPVVAWIGALAPEKRLDLALAALDRLPGVHLAIAGDGPLSGSFPPTERAHFLGRLADPGELYRAADALLLTSDSEGVPGVLIEAALAGLPAVATDVGWVGDVVLDGRTGALVRPGDPVALAEALGGVLAGDRAALGAAARAHALERFDLAVVTDSWQQLLRQVGAGR
- a CDS encoding slipin family protein is translated as MGFLALAGALAVLWLVFGVRVVQQYERGVVFRLGRVRGSVRDPGPMLLIPLVDRMRKVNVQVITMPVPAQEGITRDNVSVRVDAVVYFRVVDPIRATVDVQNYTFAMSQVAQTSLRSVIGKSDLDDLLSGREGLHRGLELMLESPAVGWGVHIDRVEIKDVALPDSMKRSMARQAEADRERRARIITADGEFQAASKLSDAARLMDGTPSAMQLRLLQTVVEVAAEQNSTLVLPFPVELLRFFDSMNRSGSNSAVPEQAPEQPVPLDKTDG
- a CDS encoding thiol:disulfide interchange protein DsbA/DsbL, which codes for MNPLLRTAVLAAVASGLLVTPAAAAPEVPHEGGLVGRIDNPGPVRAMKQEAVEFFWYDCGHSQQLEIPLERWAEKHRSDVTLRRVPAVWPGSREEETQRGHARLYYTLEQLGEVDRLQLAVFRAVRERETDVTTEETATAWALTAGLDPDKFRAAYRSSEVERATEEAGELLARYQVDELPTVLVQGGHRVQPSRDGGVEGMPAALDRLVD